A region of the Amycolatopsis sp. cg13 genome:
GACGCGGCGACACTGACAGGACCCCTTCGACGACCTCGACCCGCACCTCCGGGTGCGCCGGAAGGTCCGCCCAGTCGTCAAGGGTCAGGAGGTGGTGAGGCCATTCAAGGACACTCATGACTTCTCCTTCACCGACAGTGACCGAGAGCAGTGTCCCATGTTACCCGGAGCATCCGCCAGCGCGTGACGCACCGTGTCCGAATCACTTCCCGCTGAAGTCACCCGACGGAGAGCCCCACCCAGACGGGTCGTCCGACAGCGCGCGGCGGCGGGCGTTTTCCTCGCGGACCCGCTTGACCTCCGACTCGATGTATTCCTCGTCGTAGCGCTGGAACACCCGCGCCGGGTTGCCCGCTACCAGCGAGCGTTCCGGGACGTCCTTCGCTACCACCGAGTTCGGCTGCACCGTCGCGAAGTCACCGATCGTGACGCCCGGCATGATCACCACGAGGCCACCAATGAAGCAACCCTTGCCGATTTTCACCGGCTTGCGTTCGATCAGGTCGCTGCCGGAATGGTTTTCCAGCGCCATGTTCGCGAGCCAGCTCGAATGCGTGAACACGAGCGTATTCAGCCCGATGCTGGTGTGTTCGCCGATTTCCAGCCCACCGCTCGCGTCGAGGACCGCGCCCTCGCCGACCCAGCAGTGTTCGCCCATCGCGAGGTTGTCCGGGCTGACGATCTTGGCCCGTTCCCGCACGCGGCACGATTCCGGCAGACCGAAGAACTTGGCCCGCTCGGCGTCGTTCATGTACTGCGTGACGAGGTCGTTCAGGATCATCGGGCGCAGCCGGTTGCTGCGCTCGTCGTCGAAGAACATCAGTTGTCCGCCACCAGTTTCGTGAGCACCCGCAGGTGTTCCTCGGCCACTACGTCCAGCCCGAAGTTGTCCCGGACCATCGACGCTTCCCGTTCGGCGATCCGCGCGCGTTCCTTCGGGTCGTCCAAAAGGGACAGCACGGTGGTCGCGACCGCCTCGGAATCGTTGGGCCGCACCAGCAGGATGTTCTCGCCGTTGTGCAGTTCGATGCCGGGGTAGTTGTCCTCGGTGACCGACGCGATGGTCGCGGTCCCGGACAGCATCGCCTCGAGCGACGCGGTGCCGCAGCCGCCGTTGAGGTCGTGCGTGACGATGTCCGCGGCCGCGAAGTACGCGGGCACGTCCGCCTTCGGCACCGCGCCGGTGACGATCAGTGCGTCGGAAACGCCCAGTTCCTTGGCGCGCTGCTGGAAAGCGTCGTGGTAGACCCGCCCGACGACCACCACGCGCAGCCCGGGGTGGCGCTCCAGGATCGCGGGCAGCGCCTCGATCAGCGGCAGCCGGTCGCGCAGCGGGATCACGTGCCCGAGCGACACGATCAGCGGCGCGTCCCCGATTTCCAGTT
Encoded here:
- a CDS encoding DapH/DapD/GlmU-related protein; its protein translation is MFFDDERSNRLRPMILNDLVTQYMNDAERAKFFGLPESCRVRERAKIVSPDNLAMGEHCWVGEGAVLDASGGLEIGEHTSIGLNTLVFTHSSWLANMALENHSGSDLIERKPVKIGKGCFIGGLVVIMPGVTIGDFATVQPNSVVAKDVPERSLVAGNPARVFQRYDEEYIESEVKRVREENARRRALSDDPSGWGSPSGDFSGK